From Leptospira dzoumogneensis, one genomic window encodes:
- a CDS encoding acetyl-CoA carboxylase biotin carboxyl carrier protein subunit produces MNRLFRLQWKEKEYVLDLGDSSSRLFGPEKKWESLLTHYSWTEGEDGSYSLPDGSVALLRSGKLFIHTKGKTFQFAIKGRETSDAQAASLEIKSPMPGKIIKVEVKPGDSVKKGQTLAVVEAMKMEHALKAGADAKVLEVLAHPGDIVSQDQLLIRLGE; encoded by the coding sequence TTGAACCGTTTGTTCCGACTCCAATGGAAAGAAAAAGAATACGTATTGGATCTGGGAGATTCTTCCTCCAGACTATTCGGTCCTGAAAAAAAATGGGAATCACTTCTCACTCATTATTCTTGGACGGAAGGTGAGGACGGTTCTTATTCTTTGCCTGATGGAAGCGTAGCATTACTTAGAAGCGGGAAACTTTTCATCCATACAAAAGGAAAAACATTCCAGTTCGCGATCAAAGGAAGAGAAACTTCAGATGCACAAGCCGCTTCTTTAGAGATCAAAAGTCCTATGCCAGGAAAGATCATCAAGGTAGAAGTAAAGCCGGGAGACTCCGTTAAAAAAGGACAGACTCTTGCAGTCGTAGAAGCTATGAAGATGGAACATGCCTTGAAGGCTGGAGCAGATGCTAAAGTATTAGAAGTACTCGCTCATCCAGGTGATATTGTTTCCCAAGACCAGTTGCTGATCCGATTAGGCGAGTAA
- the omp85 gene encoding Omp85 family outer membrane protein: MRIKEIKSLVLTICFVASFNIDAQDFIPEPGCDKPPARKNMPFHMDSSKQLCAKDLAVKREGWYPTGLPLINSDPLEGVGFGVRAYAYNNGLKSDPLFDYTPYRVRFFAQYFNTSKNAQYHQLSLDMPFIANTQWRLRADAFLTITPTTLYFGIGEGSLKTLSYFDRNQPGGDYNNNATFADQSRNFSYYRPGGPQDPVSFGGNTYYGVPSQPGFVVTNKMYNGYIIETPMINLSTERSFFGGTVRLVAGIKASENIIRTFDGKKAPGYDPVLGMDYGANVPNAKTRLTEDAEAGKILGYHGGYVNAIRLALVYDTRDFEPDPNSGVFLEGTFEKNSKTFGSDFNFQKYFAQGKFFWSPFPKVFEKLVIASRFGAGLSEGDVPFFEYRNMWGTEGLIGGLGGIRTIRGYKQDRFVGRMMGWGNIEVRWKFGSLRVGDEYFAFNLVPFMDFGRVWDDEHKAGTKDYKYSHGLGLRIAWNMATIIMIDWAKSREDEQLFVNFSHAF, encoded by the coding sequence ATGAGGATTAAAGAAATTAAATCGTTGGTGCTAACGATTTGTTTTGTAGCAAGTTTCAATATAGACGCCCAAGATTTTATCCCTGAACCGGGTTGCGACAAGCCTCCAGCGCGCAAAAATATGCCGTTTCATATGGATTCTTCTAAACAGCTTTGTGCAAAAGACTTAGCCGTTAAACGGGAAGGTTGGTATCCTACCGGACTCCCTCTAATCAATTCAGATCCGCTTGAAGGTGTTGGTTTTGGTGTTCGTGCGTATGCTTATAATAACGGTTTAAAATCGGATCCGTTATTCGATTATACTCCGTATAGAGTGCGGTTTTTTGCTCAGTATTTTAATACTAGTAAGAATGCTCAATACCATCAGCTCAGTTTGGATATGCCGTTTATTGCGAATACACAATGGCGTCTTCGTGCAGATGCATTCCTAACAATTACACCTACCACACTCTACTTTGGAATAGGTGAAGGTTCCTTAAAAACTCTGAGTTATTTTGATAGAAACCAACCTGGCGGGGATTATAATAATAACGCAACTTTTGCTGACCAGAGCAGAAATTTTAGTTATTATAGACCGGGAGGTCCTCAAGATCCGGTTTCCTTCGGAGGTAATACCTATTACGGAGTTCCAAGCCAACCGGGTTTTGTTGTTACCAATAAGATGTACAACGGATATATCATAGAAACTCCTATGATCAATTTAAGTACGGAGAGATCTTTCTTCGGTGGAACGGTTCGTTTAGTTGCCGGGATAAAAGCTTCCGAAAATATTATCAGGACCTTTGACGGAAAAAAAGCACCGGGTTATGATCCGGTTCTAGGTATGGATTACGGAGCAAATGTGCCTAACGCTAAAACCCGTCTGACCGAAGATGCGGAAGCTGGAAAGATCTTAGGTTATCATGGTGGATACGTAAACGCGATCCGTCTCGCGTTAGTATATGATACTCGTGACTTCGAACCGGATCCGAATAGTGGTGTATTCTTAGAAGGAACCTTCGAGAAGAACAGCAAAACATTCGGTTCAGATTTCAATTTCCAGAAATACTTTGCTCAAGGAAAATTTTTCTGGAGTCCGTTTCCTAAAGTTTTCGAAAAACTCGTGATCGCTTCGCGTTTTGGTGCGGGACTATCCGAGGGAGATGTTCCATTCTTCGAATACCGTAACATGTGGGGAACGGAAGGTCTGATCGGAGGACTCGGAGGTATTCGTACGATCCGCGGTTATAAACAAGATCGTTTCGTAGGAAGAATGATGGGCTGGGGTAATATCGAAGTGAGATGGAAATTCGGATCCTTACGTGTAGGTGATGAATACTTCGCATTCAACTTAGTTCCTTTCATGGACTTCGGACGAGTTTGGGACGACGAACATAAGGCTGGAACCAAGGATTATAAATATTCGCATGGTCTCGGACTTAGGATCGCTTGGAATATGGCTACTATCATCATGATCGACTGGGCAAAATCCAGAGAAGATGAACAGCTATTCGTAAACTTCAGCCACGCGTTCTAA
- a CDS encoding acetyl-CoA carboxylase biotin carboxylase subunit, translating into MIKRLLIANRGEISLRIQKTCKRLGIETVAVYSDADKDAPFVKAADFSFYLGESEPSRSYLVIPNILKAISETGADAVHPGYGFLSEKAEFARELSKAKISFLGPKPETVDLMGDKIRSRAAMEKAGVPVVPGYEGDSQEHSVLLKEAERIGFPVMIKASAGGGGKGMKRVFSKEEFLPALESAQREAGNAFGDSRVFLEKYIINPRHIEVQVFGDSSGKVIHLFERECSIQRRHQKVVEESPAPNLPSELKQKICEVAVKAASSIGYIGAGTVEFILGEDSSFYFLEMNTRLQVEHPVTESVTGFDLVEWQIRIAEGVSIEKLTGGKSPSQSGHAIEVRLYAEDPENEFLPSIGKIELARFPEVQNLRVDSGVVTGSEVSLYYDPMLAKVIGTGKTREEARKNLISGLEETIVFGPITNLNYLKAILEHSEFVKGNTNTHFLEKHKIVWEESGEEKEALMRTASFLANRTVKTSSVWEAVGPNGVWGEIS; encoded by the coding sequence GTGATCAAAAGACTACTTATCGCAAACAGAGGAGAGATTTCTCTCCGTATCCAAAAGACCTGCAAAAGGTTAGGTATAGAGACAGTAGCCGTATATTCGGATGCGGATAAGGATGCACCTTTCGTAAAAGCGGCGGACTTTTCCTTTTATTTGGGAGAGTCGGAACCTTCTAGATCCTATTTAGTAATTCCTAATATACTAAAAGCAATTTCCGAAACGGGAGCGGATGCGGTCCATCCCGGTTACGGGTTCTTGTCCGAGAAGGCAGAATTTGCAAGAGAACTTTCCAAGGCAAAAATCTCTTTCTTAGGACCTAAGCCTGAAACTGTGGACCTGATGGGTGACAAGATCCGATCTCGTGCGGCAATGGAGAAGGCAGGAGTCCCTGTCGTCCCGGGATACGAAGGAGACTCCCAGGAACATTCCGTTTTATTAAAAGAGGCGGAAAGGATCGGATTTCCGGTCATGATCAAGGCGAGTGCGGGCGGCGGCGGAAAAGGAATGAAACGTGTCTTTTCCAAAGAGGAATTTTTGCCTGCATTAGAATCCGCACAAAGAGAGGCAGGAAACGCTTTCGGGGACTCAAGAGTATTTTTAGAAAAATATATTATAAATCCTAGACATATAGAAGTCCAGGTATTCGGAGATTCTTCCGGAAAAGTGATCCATCTATTCGAAAGAGAATGTTCCATCCAGAGAAGGCACCAGAAAGTAGTGGAGGAATCTCCCGCACCTAATCTGCCTTCTGAACTGAAACAAAAGATCTGCGAAGTAGCTGTTAAGGCCGCTTCTTCCATCGGTTATATCGGTGCTGGAACGGTTGAATTTATTCTGGGGGAAGATTCCTCATTCTACTTCTTGGAAATGAATACAAGACTTCAGGTGGAACATCCTGTTACTGAATCAGTAACAGGTTTCGATCTAGTAGAATGGCAGATCAGAATTGCAGAAGGTGTGAGTATCGAAAAACTCACCGGCGGAAAATCTCCCTCCCAGAGTGGACATGCGATCGAGGTCCGATTATATGCGGAAGATCCTGAGAATGAGTTCCTGCCTTCTATCGGTAAGATAGAACTCGCCAGATTCCCGGAAGTCCAAAATTTGAGAGTGGATTCTGGAGTGGTCACAGGTTCAGAAGTTTCTCTCTATTACGATCCGATGCTTGCTAAAGTGATCGGGACCGGAAAAACAAGAGAAGAAGCTCGCAAAAATCTGATCTCCGGCCTGGAAGAAACGATCGTATTCGGGCCGATCACAAATCTGAATTATCTAAAAGCGATCTTGGAACATTCCGAATTCGTAAAAGGAAACACCAATACTCATTTTTTAGAAAAACATAAAATAGTTTGGGAAGAATCCGGAGAAGAAAAAGAAGCACTCATGAGAACTGCATCTTTTCTTGCGAACCGAACAGTGAAAACTTCCTCCGTATGGGAAGCCGTCGGGCCGAACGGAGTTTGGGGAGAAATATCTTGA
- the lsa25 gene encoding surface adhesin Lsa25, with translation MRRILIIVRSLFTLFAFCMFAMGCEEKLDHSPYGFREEDDSDLIAGALFFQSFTTNPDGTTSDSTSGLMWKTCSQGQVFSGDATNFSCRGASGTLANPSSFGASELQYCSVDLNSCNTLGIPQTLTNVSPIGIPGNSEAYNSCANDNTGGYNDWRVASFLELKYLSSNSRNFMLLKFPDTIEAFYWSSTANEQDVAGKTARAVSFTRDRFGEDEAFSKTSRYFIRCVR, from the coding sequence ATGAGAAGAATATTAATAATAGTAAGATCCTTATTCACCTTATTCGCGTTTTGTATGTTCGCGATGGGTTGTGAAGAGAAACTGGATCATAGTCCTTATGGTTTTAGAGAAGAAGATGACAGCGATCTAATTGCAGGAGCACTTTTTTTCCAAAGTTTTACGACTAATCCAGATGGAACAACATCTGATTCTACAAGCGGTTTGATGTGGAAGACTTGCAGCCAAGGGCAAGTGTTTAGCGGCGATGCTACAAATTTCAGTTGTAGGGGAGCGAGTGGAACACTGGCGAATCCAAGTTCCTTCGGAGCCTCAGAATTACAATATTGTAGTGTGGATCTGAATTCTTGTAATACATTAGGAATACCTCAAACACTAACGAATGTGTCCCCGATAGGTATCCCGGGAAATTCGGAAGCATATAATTCTTGTGCGAACGATAATACGGGTGGTTATAATGACTGGAGAGTTGCTAGTTTCTTAGAGTTAAAATATTTAAGTTCTAATAGCCGCAACTTCATGCTGTTAAAGTTTCCTGATACAATAGAGGCGTTCTATTGGAGTTCTACGGCGAATGAACAAGATGTGGCGGGTAAGACAGCTAGAGCGGTATCTTTTACCAGAGATAGATTTGGAGAAGATGAGGCTTTTAGCAAAACCAGCAGATATTTTATTCGCTGCGTAAGATAA
- the omp85 gene encoding Omp85 family outer membrane protein: MKHFLIRIGIIAILAFVSTQSISADPGLLDGCEKPPERTDLPFFISPKRQLCKKDLEKKKEGWFPTGLPLLNSDPNTGIGYGIRVFAYNNGKKEDPFFEYTPYKFRIYAQYFNTTKQRQYQDIAFDAPYVFGTQWRLRGEGVYDANPNTLFFGIGESSLQTLSYTDRNQDGGSVFTNATFADQQRNLAYTRPGGPGDPVDINGAVYNGFPAQNGFRVTDSQYNRYNLISPTAMLSGERSYVGGTVRLVAGLRMSQNIVRAFDGTLANASDPYLDGFGINSGGKAINGTTKITEDYNSGKILGYHGGMVNTLRLGVVYDTRDLEPDPNQGVFLEATYERSAKTFGSNFDYSKYFTQAKFFWSPFPRVFDKLVLAGRGGFSVTEGDAPFFEYRNMWGTEGVISGLGGRTTLRGYKQDRFVGRAMGWGNIELRWKFGSLSVAGQHFAFNLVPFMDFGRVWDDEHKVGTKDYKYSRGIGLRIAWNQTTIIMFDYAVSREDKQLFVNFNHAF, encoded by the coding sequence ATGAAGCATTTCCTTATTCGCATAGGCATAATTGCTATATTGGCCTTTGTTTCGACTCAAAGTATCTCCGCCGATCCGGGGCTTTTGGATGGTTGTGAAAAACCTCCTGAAAGAACGGATCTACCATTCTTTATTAGTCCTAAAAGACAGCTTTGTAAAAAGGATCTAGAAAAGAAGAAGGAAGGTTGGTTCCCGACTGGACTTCCTCTTCTAAACTCGGATCCGAATACTGGGATCGGTTACGGAATTCGTGTATTCGCATATAATAATGGAAAAAAAGAAGATCCATTTTTCGAATATACTCCTTATAAATTCAGAATTTACGCTCAGTACTTCAATACCACAAAACAACGCCAATACCAAGATATCGCTTTCGATGCTCCGTATGTGTTTGGAACACAATGGCGTTTGAGAGGGGAAGGTGTTTATGATGCCAACCCGAATACTTTATTCTTTGGTATTGGAGAATCTTCTCTCCAAACCTTAAGTTATACGGATAGGAACCAGGACGGAGGTTCTGTGTTCACTAACGCAACTTTTGCGGACCAACAAAGAAACCTGGCTTACACTAGACCTGGTGGTCCTGGAGATCCTGTAGATATTAACGGTGCCGTTTACAACGGATTCCCCGCACAAAACGGATTTAGAGTAACGGACTCTCAATACAACCGATATAATTTGATCTCTCCAACTGCTATGTTGAGTGGAGAAAGATCTTATGTCGGAGGAACTGTTCGACTCGTTGCTGGACTTCGTATGTCCCAGAATATCGTAAGAGCATTTGACGGAACTCTTGCGAATGCTTCTGATCCTTACTTAGATGGATTCGGGATCAATTCAGGTGGAAAGGCGATTAACGGTACTACTAAAATTACCGAAGATTATAATTCAGGAAAGATCTTAGGTTATCACGGCGGTATGGTAAACACACTTCGATTAGGAGTCGTTTATGATACGAGAGACTTGGAGCCGGATCCGAACCAGGGTGTTTTTTTAGAAGCAACCTACGAAAGATCCGCAAAAACTTTCGGATCTAATTTCGATTATTCCAAATATTTCACTCAGGCAAAATTTTTCTGGAGCCCGTTCCCAAGAGTTTTCGACAAATTGGTTCTCGCAGGACGAGGCGGTTTCTCCGTCACTGAGGGGGATGCACCATTCTTCGAATACCGTAACATGTGGGGAACCGAAGGTGTGATCTCCGGACTAGGTGGACGTACTACATTAAGAGGTTATAAACAAGACCGATTCGTGGGACGTGCAATGGGTTGGGGTAATATCGAACTTCGCTGGAAATTCGGATCTCTTTCCGTTGCAGGACAACACTTCGCATTCAACTTAGTTCCTTTCATGGACTTCGGACGAGTTTGGGACGACGAACATAAGGTGGGAACCAAGGATTATAAATATTCCCGAGGTATCGGTCTTAGGATCGCTTGGAATCAAACAACTATCATCATGTTCGACTATGCTGTTTCCAGAGAAGATAAACAGCTATTCGTAAACTTCAACCACGCGTTCTAA
- the nadB gene encoding L-aspartate oxidase produces the protein MPRIKTDFLVIGSGITGLFQALKLSNVGETVIVTKKSDYESNTNYAQGGIASVFAEGDKFEDHVKDTLESGAGLCDPEAVRVLVKEGPPLVKELLEYGVPFNLNPEGEFDLHREGGHGTNRIVHAHDRTGHEIEKTLLQIVKQNPNIRILEYHTVVDLITPHHLKKKGLICFGAYVLSNQTGEVIPILAKKTIIASGGSGQVYSHTTNPKIATGDGVACAYRAGAEIRNMEFYQFHPTSLYHEKGDSFLISEAVRGKGAVLLGMDGEPFMKKYHPMADLATRDIVARAIDAEMKKSGDPHVWLDISHKPAAEIKGSFPSIYAKCLELGIDITTDPIPVVPAAHFMCGGIATDLWGKTRIENLFAAGEASCTGVHGGNRLASNSLLECLVFSNRIAEEIRKNPPDFLPEHGQIPAWDKEGLVNTEEWVLISHDLSEIKNTMSNYVGIVRSNLRLERAKRRMDLIYAEVRDYYNRTIVTNPLLELRNLVLVAELIIRSALARHESRGLHYSTDYPENRSPSRHDTILINDLVHGDLQAPL, from the coding sequence ATGCCAAGAATTAAAACCGATTTTCTAGTCATTGGGAGCGGTATTACCGGTCTTTTCCAAGCATTAAAACTTTCTAATGTAGGTGAGACTGTGATCGTGACCAAAAAGTCCGATTACGAGTCTAACACCAATTATGCACAAGGCGGCATCGCCTCCGTTTTTGCCGAGGGAGACAAATTCGAGGACCATGTAAAAGATACATTAGAATCAGGCGCAGGACTATGCGATCCGGAAGCTGTCCGGGTTTTGGTGAAAGAAGGTCCTCCTTTAGTCAAAGAACTCTTAGAATACGGCGTTCCATTCAACTTAAATCCAGAGGGAGAATTCGATCTTCATAGAGAAGGCGGACATGGAACAAATCGTATCGTCCATGCTCACGACAGGACCGGTCACGAGATCGAAAAAACCCTCCTTCAGATCGTAAAACAAAACCCAAATATTAGAATATTAGAATACCATACTGTGGTAGATCTGATCACTCCCCACCATCTCAAAAAGAAGGGTCTGATCTGTTTCGGGGCCTATGTTCTTTCCAACCAAACCGGAGAAGTGATCCCTATCCTTGCTAAAAAAACGATTATAGCAAGCGGTGGATCAGGACAGGTATATTCTCATACTACAAATCCTAAAATTGCAACAGGTGACGGTGTTGCCTGTGCATATCGTGCAGGCGCCGAGATCCGGAATATGGAATTTTACCAATTCCACCCTACTTCCCTCTACCACGAAAAAGGAGATTCGTTTTTAATTTCAGAAGCAGTTAGAGGAAAAGGCGCGGTATTACTTGGAATGGACGGTGAACCGTTCATGAAAAAATACCATCCAATGGCTGATCTTGCCACAAGAGATATAGTCGCAAGAGCCATAGACGCAGAAATGAAGAAGTCGGGAGATCCACATGTTTGGTTGGATATCTCACATAAACCTGCGGCAGAGATCAAAGGATCCTTCCCATCCATTTATGCAAAATGTCTTGAATTAGGAATAGATATCACTACGGATCCGATCCCAGTTGTGCCTGCCGCCCACTTCATGTGCGGAGGAATTGCAACTGACCTTTGGGGAAAAACTAGAATAGAAAATCTATTCGCAGCGGGAGAAGCTTCCTGCACCGGGGTCCACGGCGGTAACCGTCTTGCATCTAATAGTTTATTGGAATGTTTAGTATTCTCCAATCGTATCGCAGAAGAGATCCGCAAAAATCCACCGGACTTCTTACCTGAACATGGACAGATCCCTGCCTGGGATAAAGAAGGACTAGTCAATACGGAAGAATGGGTATTGATCTCCCATGATCTTTCGGAGATCAAAAATACGATGTCCAATTATGTGGGGATTGTCCGCTCCAATCTACGTTTAGAAAGAGCAAAAAGAAGAATGGATCTGATCTATGCGGAGGTCAGGGACTATTATAATAGGACAATAGTCACAAATCCTTTATTAGAACTTCGTAATTTGGTTCTGGTGGCCGAATTGATCATTCGCTCTGCACTTGCCAGACACGAAAGTAGAGGTCTTCATTATTCTACGGATTATCCGGAGAACAGATCCCCATCCAGACATGATACAATTCTGATCAATGACCTGGTCCATGGAGATCTTCAGGCTCCGTTATAA
- the lsa25 gene encoding surface adhesin Lsa25, with translation MRRILIIVRSLFTLFAFCMFAMGCEEKLDHSPYGFREEDDSDLIAGALFFQSFTTNPDGTTSDSTSGLMWKTCSQGQVFSGDATNFSCRGASGTLANPSSFGASELQYCSVDLNSCNTLGIPQTLTNVSPIGIPGNSEAYNSCANDNTGGYNDWRVASFLELKYLSSNSRNFMLLKFPDTIEAFYWSSTANEQDVAGKTARAVSFTRDRFGEDEAFSKTSRYFIRCVR, from the coding sequence ATGAGAAGAATATTAATAATAGTAAGATCCTTATTCACCTTATTCGCGTTTTGTATGTTCGCGATGGGTTGTGAAGAGAAGCTGGATCATAGTCCTTATGGTTTCAGAGAAGAAGATGACAGCGATCTAATTGCAGGAGCGCTTTTTTTCCAAAGTTTTACGACTAATCCAGATGGAACAACATCTGATTCTACAAGCGGTTTGATGTGGAAGACTTGTAGCCAAGGACAAGTGTTTAGCGGCGATGCTACAAATTTCAGTTGTAGGGGAGCGAGTGGAACACTGGCGAATCCGAGTTCCTTCGGAGCCTCAGAATTACAATATTGTAGTGTGGATCTGAATTCTTGTAATACATTAGGAATACCTCAAACATTAACGAATGTGTCCCCGATAGGTATCCCGGGAAATTCGGAAGCATATAATTCTTGTGCGAACGATAATACGGGTGGTTATAATGACTGGAGAGTTGCTAGTTTCTTAGAGTTAAAATATTTAAGTTCTAATAGCCGCAACTTCATGCTGTTAAAGTTCCCTGATACAATAGAGGCGTTCTATTGGAGTTCTACGGCGAATGAACAAGATGTGGCGGGTAAGACAGCTAGAGCGGTATCTTTTACCAGAGATAGATTTGGAGAAGATGAGGCTTTTAGCAAAACCAGCAGATATTTTATTCGCTGCGTAAGATAA
- a CDS encoding S41 family peptidase — MKSLRSFSLSFLSVILCTSIFFCQPSSGNSKTTADFTLKDFDSVVKTVEGNYIDKNIDKNRAYKDAAVFALLSLPHGLYLYPESYFTDREKYEESDDIFPGKSFKLSTEDKFVLFDPDYKEVEKIRDRKLKEESNKPKLSNDEVLKLVEREKVRKKVLTAKWEQTNFSKKDFDRILAYLEKNLQNYTTPPLKDPFGEEDPKEKEPFSIKDVYLAAANGYLSSLDPHSQVFLKAAWEESMAKIEDGSFEGIGAILSGGGNKEVIVENPLEGRPAVTAGVRAGDVILAVDGKSTKGMLLDKVVERIKGKKGSKVTLTIRRKGVAGTLAIDVIRDTIEIRNITSKLIDNHPYIGYIKLTGFVKSDPSVDKEFVQHFKELEKQSTSKGTKLKALVLDLRNNPGGYLDLAIDLADMFVTNGLIVSVKSPNRSPEDSNAGKKDLTDLPVAVLINAKSASASEIVASALKHHGRGLILGERSFGKATVQKLQELRGNGAYYIKLTQSRYYAPSGNTIQVVGVKPDVDVSSEEDGSFPFHYREENMWNHLPELPSSAEEKSHFDVKKLEGWVKSNGQAEKFIQEHKNDPIKPDFQLIRSIDYVEALLNTGTKRK; from the coding sequence TTGAAAAGCTTGAGATCCTTCTCCTTATCCTTTCTCTCAGTTATCTTATGTACGAGCATCTTCTTCTGCCAACCTTCTTCCGGAAATTCCAAGACCACGGCAGATTTCACTCTCAAAGATTTTGACAGCGTAGTCAAGACTGTTGAGGGAAACTATATAGATAAAAATATAGATAAAAACCGCGCCTATAAGGATGCAGCGGTTTTTGCACTTTTATCTTTGCCTCATGGCCTCTATCTCTATCCGGAAAGTTATTTTACCGACCGAGAAAAATACGAAGAATCGGATGATATTTTCCCGGGCAAATCTTTCAAACTTTCTACTGAGGACAAATTCGTTCTATTCGATCCGGACTATAAAGAAGTAGAGAAGATCCGAGACAGAAAACTAAAAGAAGAGTCTAACAAACCTAAACTTTCAAATGACGAGGTCCTCAAGTTGGTGGAAAGGGAGAAGGTCCGCAAAAAAGTGCTTACCGCTAAATGGGAGCAGACCAACTTCTCCAAGAAAGACTTTGATAGAATTCTTGCTTACCTCGAAAAAAATCTGCAAAACTACACTACTCCTCCACTCAAAGACCCGTTTGGAGAAGAAGATCCTAAAGAAAAAGAACCGTTCAGTATCAAGGATGTATATCTAGCTGCGGCTAACGGTTATCTTTCTTCTTTAGATCCGCATAGCCAAGTTTTCCTAAAAGCCGCCTGGGAAGAATCCATGGCAAAGATCGAAGACGGAAGTTTCGAAGGAATTGGCGCGATCTTAAGCGGCGGCGGTAATAAAGAAGTTATCGTAGAAAACCCGTTGGAAGGAAGACCTGCAGTTACCGCAGGTGTCCGCGCAGGTGATGTGATCCTTGCTGTGGATGGAAAATCCACAAAAGGAATGTTACTCGACAAGGTAGTCGAAAGGATCAAAGGAAAAAAAGGATCCAAAGTAACTCTGACCATCCGCAGAAAAGGAGTGGCAGGAACCTTGGCAATCGATGTGATCCGAGATACGATCGAGATCCGCAATATCACAAGCAAGTTGATAGATAATCATCCTTATATTGGATATATCAAACTGACCGGTTTCGTAAAATCAGATCCTTCCGTTGATAAAGAATTCGTTCAACATTTTAAAGAATTAGAAAAACAATCCACTTCTAAAGGAACCAAACTAAAAGCATTGGTTTTAGATCTTAGAAATAACCCGGGAGGTTATTTGGATCTGGCAATCGATCTTGCGGATATGTTTGTGACGAACGGACTGATCGTTTCCGTAAAAAGTCCGAACAGAAGCCCTGAAGATTCAAACGCCGGTAAAAAAGATCTGACTGATCTGCCTGTTGCAGTTTTGATCAATGCTAAGTCTGCTTCCGCTTCTGAGATCGTAGCTTCTGCACTCAAACATCATGGCCGCGGCTTAATTCTGGGAGAGAGATCTTTCGGAAAAGCAACCGTTCAAAAGCTGCAAGAGTTAAGAGGAAACGGAGCTTATTATATCAAACTTACACAGTCACGATACTATGCTCCTTCCGGGAACACCATCCAAGTAGTCGGAGTCAAACCTGATGTGGATGTTTCTTCCGAAGAAGACGGCAGTTTCCCATTCCATTACCGCGAAGAGAATATGTGGAATCACCTTCCTGAGTTACCATCTTCTGCTGAGGAAAAAAGCCATTTCGACGTAAAAAAATTGGAAGGCTGGGTAAAATCGAACGGTCAAGCGGAGAAGTTCATACAAGAACATAAGAACGATCCGATCAAACCTGACTTCCAGTTGATCCGTTCCATTGATTACGTAGAAGCTCTTCTAAACACCGGCACAAAACGTAAGTAA
- a CDS encoding pyridoxine 5'-phosphate synthase, translated as MVHLSVNVNKIATLRNSRGGNHPDLIYLSKLILEAGAHGITVHPREDERHIKKKDVFDLREFLTLYNQNKKKKIEYNMEGEPSPRFLDLVLEAKPDQATLVPVTPGEITSDHGFDLKKDSSELKTYIRKIQNAGIRVSIFMETDLENLKLVKDTGTDRVEFYTGPYAHAFDQSPEEGKSIFGSFQKAAEFLQSQKIGINAGHDLDHFNLPLFSQLPGLEEVSIGHRLMSYALEIGLGAAVKEYLKATGTQR; from the coding sequence ATGGTCCATCTGAGCGTAAATGTAAACAAAATTGCAACTCTGAGAAACTCCAGAGGCGGAAATCATCCGGACCTGATCTATCTATCCAAGCTGATCCTGGAAGCAGGCGCTCATGGAATTACAGTCCATCCCAGAGAAGACGAAAGACATATAAAAAAGAAGGACGTATTCGACCTGAGGGAGTTCCTCACGCTATACAATCAGAATAAAAAGAAGAAGATAGAATATAATATGGAGGGAGAACCTTCTCCCCGATTTCTAGATCTTGTTCTGGAAGCAAAACCGGACCAGGCAACGTTAGTCCCGGTTACTCCGGGTGAGATCACCTCGGACCATGGTTTCGATCTGAAGAAGGACTCCTCCGAGCTAAAAACGTATATCCGGAAGATCCAAAATGCAGGAATTCGGGTTTCTATCTTTATGGAAACGGATTTAGAAAATCTTAAACTAGTAAAAGATACGGGCACAGACCGTGTGGAATTTTACACCGGTCCTTACGCCCACGCTTTCGATCAATCTCCGGAAGAAGGTAAATCTATTTTCGGATCTTTCCAAAAAGCGGCGGAGTTCCTACAATCCCAAAAGATCGGGATTAATGCGGGCCACGACCTGGACCATTTCAATCTTCCGTTATTCTCCCAACTTCCGGGCCTGGAAGAAGTTTCCATAGGCCACAGACTCATGTCTTATGCTCTCGAAATCGGTTTAGGAGCCGCAGTGAAGGAATATCTGAAAGCGACTGGCACGCAGAGGTAG